Proteins found in one Chionomys nivalis chromosome 15, mChiNiv1.1, whole genome shotgun sequence genomic segment:
- the Gpbp1 gene encoding vasculin isoform X3 codes for MLVIKKGNTKDLQLSGFPVAGNLQSQPVKNGTGPSVYKGLVPKPAVPPTKPTQWKSQTKENKVGTSFPHESTYGVGNFNTFKSTAKSISPSANSVKECNRSNSSSPVDKLNQQPRLTKLTRMRSDKKSEFLKALKRDRVEEEHEDESHAGSEKDDDSFNLHNSNSTHQERDINRNFDENEIPQENGNASVISQQIIRSSTFPQTDVLSSSLEAEHRLLKEMGWQEDSENDETCAPLTEDEMREFQVISEQLQKNGLRKNGILKNGLICDFKFGPWKNSTFKPTVENDDTETSSSDTSDDDDV; via the exons ATGCTGGTCATTAAGAAAGGCAATACAAAAGATTTACAGCTATCTGGATTCCCAGTAGCAGGAAACCTTCAATCACAGCCAGTTAAGAATGGAACTGGTCCGAGTGTTTATAAAGGCTTAGTCCCCAAACCTGCTGTTCCACCTACAAAA CCTACACAATGGAAAAGtcaaactaaagaaaacaaagttgggACTTCTTTTCCTCATGAATCTACATACGGTGTTGGCAACTTTAATACCTTTAAGTCAACAGCCAAGAGTATTAGTCCCTCAGCAAATTCAGTGAAAGAG TGTAATCGTTCAAATTCCTCTTCGCCTGTTGACAAGCTTAATCAGCAGCCTCGCTTAACAAAACTGACACGAATGCGCAGTGATAAGAAGAGTGAATTTCTGAAAGCGTTGAAAAGGGACAGAGTAGAAGAGGAACATGAAGATGAAAGTCATGCTGGCTCAGAGAAG GATGACGACTCATTTAATTTGCATAACAGCAATAGTACTCATCAAGAAAGAGATATAAACAGAAACTTTGATGAAAACGAAATTCCACAAGAGAACGGCAATGCTTCAGTGATTTCTCAGCAGATCATTCGTTCTTCAACTTTCCCACAAACTGATGTTCTTTCCAGTTCACTTGAGGCAGAACACAG ATTATTAAAGGAGATGGGCTGGCAGGAAGACAGTGAAAATGATGAAACATGTGCTCCCTTAACTGAGGATGAAATGAGAGAATTCCAAGTTATTAGTGAACAG ttACAGAAGAATGGGCTGAGGAAAAATGGTATTTTGAAAAATGGCCTGATTTGTGACTTCAAGTTTGGACCCTGGAAAAACAGCACTTTCAAACCCACAGTTGAGAACGACGACACAGAGACAAGCAGCAGTGACACATCAGATGACGACGATGTGTGA